In a single window of the Flavivirga spongiicola genome:
- a CDS encoding DUF1097 domain-containing protein, which yields MSLRKFIAIPILIALLAGSIQIVDQLLHLHVEPVGNVGFGWIAFQAWAMYFLAGCDIKGGVRTLLGYVMGIIASILIMVLGSGQFAGLGFFAFPLAVFLVVIPVIFLEKVKWLDFIPAIFVGAGAFFAFMSYVPNASFVIAAKTELIYCVLGLIYGYVTVSLRGAYEKKISKS from the coding sequence ATGAGTTTACGTAAATTTATTGCAATTCCAATTTTAATTGCTTTATTGGCTGGATCAATTCAAATTGTAGATCAACTTCTTCACCTTCATGTAGAGCCGGTAGGAAATGTAGGTTTTGGCTGGATAGCTTTTCAGGCATGGGCCATGTATTTTCTAGCAGGATGTGATATTAAGGGAGGGGTTCGAACCCTTTTAGGCTATGTGATGGGAATTATTGCTTCTATTTTAATTATGGTCTTAGGAAGTGGTCAGTTTGCTGGATTAGGATTTTTTGCTTTCCCTCTTGCCGTTTTTTTAGTGGTAATACCTGTTATTTTTCTTGAAAAAGTTAAATGGTTAGATTTTATACCAGCCATTTTTGTTGGAGCTGGAGCATTTTTTGCATTCATGTCTTATGTCCCTAATGCAAGCTTTGTAATTGCTGCAAAAACGGAACTAATTTATTGTGTTCTTGGATTGATATATGGATATGTTACTGTTAGTTTAAGAGGTGCTTATGAGAAAAAAATAAGTAAATCATAA